The genomic window agttcCCCAGACCCTTTGCCTGGCTCCCTGTGATGATATCTGCCCTGTAGGTAGAAACGGAGGGAATAGCCattaacacacataaaacacacagtggtTTTTCACTTTTCACCGGATGATTCTAGATTCCCTGTATACAGCATAAAATGCTGGCTGCATACCTACAAAAGTAAACTGACCCTCTAAAAGGATATTTGCTCGGGTCTTGTTATTTTCAACCCTATCAGCAATGCCACTGATAAAGATTTTATGGCACACTGGGGcaacaaacaacatttcaaatgGTCTGGATATCCAGTCAGTGTGTAACTGTTTTTGTGCATCCCTACCTGCCAGCTATGTAGCCACACAATATGATACCAAAGCACTCAAGCAGAGCTGGGAAAAGCTTGTCGATGGACATGTGGGGCCCAGCAGCTGAGCCTGCCAGGGTATTATGGGAGATGTTCTTCCCATGGATCAGCACATAGTTGTTGGCAGTCTCCATGGTGATGACTGGATGGGAATATCAGAGGGGTCAGCTGAAGGCTGGGGAATATCAGCACTGCTGGAGGAAGgcaaggagagaaaatatttacagttaGGAGGCAGAAGTGAGAGGAAAGTGACAACAAGAGAGGAGGATAAATGAGAAAAGAGAttgaaagaagacaaaaaagaaagagattgAGGGGGAGAAGGCGAGATAGAAGTTAACAGTCTAATCATAAAGAGAGAAGCATGAAAATTAGTGTCACTAAGACAAAACACGTGATGTAAGTGGTGATTTCTTCCAGCCGGAGGGAACCCATAATAATACCGattactgtaatttattcaaaggggatggagggatggaccGCTGAGTAACCGTCTGTCACGGTGCCCAGAATGAACATACAGCTAGCTAAGTTAGCACAGTCAATGACAGGAGATGTATACAGACTAAAGGCTCTGTAGCAGAACAAAACTGTTAGCTATGTCACGttaaataaaagctaaaagcttCCAATGACAGCGCCGTTTGTCACTGCCAGCTGAGCGTTAGCGCTAGTGCTATGTGTATGCTAAAAACATCAGGGCATACACAGCCGTAAGCTATATCGTCCACATCTGGCGCGAATATCGTATATAAAATGACTTGTTTAGAAATTAAATTGCTTACCTCTGTTACTTAATAGACCATCTTTAAAGCACGAGATTTAACTGACTTGCGGGTTGAAAAAGCTCTTGTTTTTACCGTTTGGATCTGACAGCCGCCGAGAGTGGCAACGCCctgaaaaatgactgacaggCAGCTGAGCCAATGATCGTCCAGGTTCACTTCAGCATCCAACTGTGATTGGATATGAAACGTGTAGTATGTGACAATGGGCTGTTCCATCCATGAGAGGGCAATTGACCTCAAAGCTTattgaatatttaataaaaaatgtgattacCAAAGGAAATAGCCGACAAGGTGAAGTggtttgttatatttttttctatttattggtTAAATAAGTTCACATCATTTCTTCAATTTGAACAGCAGTGCCTAAAACACAGTAATGGTGAAGAAATTTATAATAGGCTATTCCCTTTAAATTCCTGGCTATTTTCATCACATGGAATTTGCAGCATAATGTGACATAGGTACGGTGCTGCTTCTCTACCTAACAGACATCACATATTCGTTTCGATGGTCTTAATAACAGATAACAGGCACTTTGAATGAAACTATGATGCTGAACAAGAATCATTTCATTAATTATATTGACCAAAGTTGAGAATATTAACGCTGTGAGCAGGATTTGAACCTGCGCGGGGAAACCCCATTGGATTTCGAGTCCAACGCCTTAACCTCTCGGCCATCACAGCCACTTACACAGTATTTTATGCTATAACATCAAATTTCTCTGAGTCTATATTTTGTTTGACCCCACGAGGATATATTATTTCTAACCAATACTCACAGCCAAAAGCTCAGTTAGACAGGTTTCTGAAATCAGTGTCACACTGCAAATAATTGAGCTTCAGATCTAGAACTGCAAGGAAGGTGGATTTTACATGCAACAATATAAActataaaatgattaaagaaTGACTGATGTGTCTAAATACTTGCTGTACCCTTACACTTACTTACAAGCAAATGTCCGGCAGGTCAAACAAAGTAGACATTTTGGTATCTTTTCTGTTGTACTCCACATAATCTTGTACAGACATTtctaatagtttttttttaactgcacaCTGATTTCCAAttatgaaaagtaaaatatcatTGTGCTATaactttgtctttaaaaaaggaACTTTAATTTGAGCAAACTGACAAATCCACCAATTTTCCACTTAAAGGATACGTTCACAATGTCccaaagagggactttggcactgaaaagactgtaacgttgaatGAAATCTACTTGattttgaagcttcatattagcttcagataaacttttaaataaattttcgCACAGAATGacgcttgtggattttgtccctcatcacttacattgtaagtgcaatatgaagggatcttctgatggtcagtatgaacaggaggaatgattatggcaagaaaaacctatttcagtgcaCATTTGGACACAGGACTATtgatttaagacagacttgaaaaattgtgaacctgtcatTTAAGAGTCCATTGAGTTTTTAGGAGATTAGTGTGAAAAGACCCCAAAATAATCCCTGCGTTCCTGGTAGATCATTTCTACTGGTGTTCCACTTCAACTTTTTGTATCTCATTCAGTTAGCCCGCAGGTGAACATTGGTCAACTCAGATATTTggattttcttcagttttagGTTAATAATGTCAAAATTACACAGCTAATCCCAATGCAGTGTATTGAAACCCTACAGCAAGCAAATGGATGGCTTACTCTCAACTCTATACCACCATGAACAAACTGTGCGGCACTGTGTTCATAGAAGAACAATACTTTCAGGTAGTTGAGCTATTGTATCACCTGTAACAGCATCTACAGCAGCACAGAGGGCTACAACGGACCCACTGAGCTTCGAAAAAGTATCTGTGAGGTCCCTCATAACTTAAAGAGGAGCCTCGGTTTACGACAGTCAGTGACATTGAGCAATTCATTTGATTCCACAGTGTTGCTGggtgactgtaaaaaaaaaaaaaatcaaaataccaTCATTAATGTGACAATATATTTCAGATGATAATTTGATGCTTATAGATATTTACAGGAGAGAAAATCAAGAAATGATCATTAGAGGTTGTTGAGTAGTGTAAATTCTACAAATTACAGCATTTAAACTAAATCATATTATGTAACATAATATCCAAAATCCAAGACGGTTTGTATATcatgacacatttttgtatGAATGTTCTGCCCAGCTTTAttgcacaaaaatgtaaatgatgcaTATTGGTTATGtaataacacaaaacaaatgacttCATCTGTATTCTGATCAAATTATTGTCCTTTGTGCTGGaatgtcaaattatttatttaaaatgtacagtcaaataaaagaaaatttcaCCCGAGGTAGAGCACAAAAAGCATCttaaagcattttatttattgatgtaaataGGTTTACTTCTGTTTGATTGTCTTTAAGAAAAGATTTCTTTGACCGACACATGAAGTTAATACAACACGTATACAAAAAGACCAAAGCAGTGCCGGGTGAAGCAACATAATACTGCACAGTTCTGAAACATAACTTAAAATAATACAGTCCTCCAATACCACTTGATTAAAtcacacagatacatacacagGTCCTTCATTGTAAGTCAAGGCAGCTTttaacaaaacaggaaatgaaaaaaaaaaaatcagttcaaCTGTAAACCAATGCTACCATAACCCTCATACAATGTCCGTTAAAACATAGTTTTCAAATCATAGACgttacatgcatgcacatatcACATATAACAATCAAATGAAAAGTACCTTTCAGTGGTTCCAACAGAAATGCACAGCTGTAAATACACATACTTGTGAAGGCACATGTGGCTTTGGCAAATTAAACACCCGCGTTTCCCCTGATGGTTTATGCAGCAGTGGCAGGGCCATGTTTAGTTTAGTTCCATGTCTGTCTATGTATTATAGGAGGCTTCATTTTAATGATGTTATTATGACACTTTCTTATACTAAACATTCTAGACGTCCACTCGAGTTGCTGTATTGcttctgtttttacattatCAGAGGTGATCCAATCCAGCTGAACAAACAGGGGAACCATATACATACAGATAATTTAAAGGCACAAAAGGCATCCCTGGCTAATTCCCTTAACTCTTTTAAGCAGcctgaaattacatttagaaaaaGGCACAATGGAAAcactagcaaaaaaaaaatttaacagCTTCTCAACACCCCTGAGGAAGCCAAATGGTTGCATAATAAACCCTGCAATATTGCGTCATTATTACCCTGGGACTTCAATGTTGACAGTAATCTTGCCAGAAGATGTTGATTTAGCTTCAGCTAATGCTGTCTGTGTAAACAGGCTGGGAAGGTCTAGAGTTTTATTCTAAACGTGCAGGTGGGTGGTGAAATATAACAGTCAGCGTGGAATTTGTGAAATCCATCAACAACTGTAGGTACGGGgatgaaaaaaagttttctggGACTGGTGCTGGGAAGCATCTTCCACTGGAACATGGATTAGAGTCAATGTGGATAACGATGCGAAAATACTGTTCATAAGTGATTTATGTCTCACAGCAACCAGGTTGACGAAGCCCACCCAAAAACGCATCATCCAGCTGCAGCCATGCATGGTTGtaaacctgctttttttttttctttttttcttttttctagtgccttagtttttttttctttttatctgaaCACAGTATACCAGAGTATGAACACGCTTTGGTCCTTGAATGCGACCATTCTGCTGCTATAGAGGCACGTGGGGTAAATTCCACACTGTGAGTCTGTTCTTTTACTTGGTCAACTGTACTTCAAGTCCATATTATAGTCCATACATGATCCACATGCCGCAGGTCAAAGCACAATGagcaaaacagagagacagagagagggagagagggagagagagacacaggtagggagacagagaaagtaGTTCCAGGTGTTGTGATGCCTTTTCTTCACCTGGATataggaggaagaggaggagctcctctctccttcttcccagAACCTgcaaagaagcaaaatacacaGGAGttagtgtttggtttttttttttgttttccagaggatatttcattttcttccacAGGGGGGCACTATGTCACAATCCAGCTCTATTTACTTCAGGTTAATATTCCATTTGTCTGTGTTTCCAAGATGGATCAAACAAAAACTTGCGAATGGAAAAGGTGATCAAATATGGGAATGTTAGCTCAAGTCAGTACCATCTagcttttgaaataaaactgatttcaCTTGCATCTTGCAGTCTACTTTTGCACAGACAGGCCAGTAGAGTATGCATTTATGTACATTTCAGAAATACCACTGGACAGCCTGCACAAAAGTCTAGTTGAAAGCAGGGCTCTATTTCTTAATTCCTGGAAAACAACACTTTGAACGTTGTATTTTTACCCAACATTGATGtaagtgttttatgtgtatacaagttgtgtgtgtgcttatgtgtgtcTGACCTTTGCCGTCAGTCTTGGCAATCTTGCTGGGGTAGGTCTTCTGGCAGGGCACGTAGGGTTCAGGTGGAGGAAAGTCCGACACTGGATGGAAACTGAACCGACACTCCCACTCATCTGTTGATGGACAGAAATAGAGGTCAGTGGATCCGTCCTGCATCATTCTGACAAAACTCTCATGATACAATGACAAGGAATATCACTTGACACAATgcaaacaaagataaacataaacagaggtcagattttaaaaaaaagaaatcattgtATTTCAACACTGAATAGACAAATATCAATCAGTATTCTAAAAGTTTCATATCCAGAACTAACAAGAGTATGTCTTTGTATCTAAAATCTATTCAAGAGCACTACATAGTCACAAAATACTGTGACAGACTTCAGAAAATGTGAGCTGCCAGATTGTTTCTGGGGCAAGGCACTCAGGGCTCTCCGTCACTTCTTGTCCCCACCATCTCCCAAATCAAACTTTCTCTTTTGGTGCAGTGGGATAAAAACAACAGGAACGGAGGTCAGTGGGTTCCTCTGACATAGTTGAACAGAGCTGAACTTCTggtaaaaacaacactgaggGCAACGAGTTTCTCTTGTAGAGACTAAGAGGGTACAGTCTTTGAAAAAGAGAGATCCTCAGCCTGCACATATGGATTAATATATTAGACTTGTTTTGTTCAATGTCAGGGTTTTAATTTACCTAAACTTTACTATATATGCACTTATGCATCATTCTATTTTTGCATCTTACCCTTTACTAGTGAAATACAGAGTTCCCAGGTTTACTTGGTCCCAAGCACTGTGTTCACTTCCTGCTCTCTATTTTCCCCCCAAATGGTTTCATCGATACTCAATTAAACCAAACTTGCACCTTCTAGGATCTACTCACCCTGTATCTGGTTGTGGTGAGAGTTTTGGAAGCCGTTGCCCATGGGTGGCGGAGGAGGGGGGGCCCCTCCTGTCCCGGGCCTGTCTGGAGGGAGTGGGGGTCTACCGCCAGGTCCACCACGAGGGGGCTCTGGGCCTGGCCGACCGAGAGGAGAAGGAGCTGGCGACGACCTCACACTTCCTCCACCCACGCCACGACctgagggaggagggggaggaaggggcCCTTTGGAGGTAGACATAAAATTGACATGTTagctgatgagagaagaagTGAATTTTTTATGATACTGATACCACATTAAAATTAGCTTCCGTCACAGATGTGTGGGTAAAACTGTGAATGAGATTTGAATATGGATATGGATTTTATACAGCAGTAATCCATagtttaatcaatcaatcaaggcTACTAACCTGTACGTGCGGAAGACTGGTTCCTTCCAAGAGATGGCGGCCTCTCGTTCGGTGGGGGAGGGAGAGGTCCTGTCCGGCCATGCGGTGGACCTGAAGGGCTGGTGAGGAGAAACACTTACACTTAATCTACACAATAATTATACAGTAttgtagtaaaaaaaatcatgctaAACAGAGAGCACGCAATTAATCAGATCTGGATGGCTCCCATATGTTAATGCACTTAAGTGTATAAAGCAAGACggaactttaaaaaaacaacttttttaacaggtctagtttttttttctttttaaaagggGACTGTTCTTTTCAGAGGGAGGCTACATGAAGAAGTTTGCATGATGTGTAACCTACTGCATCACAGAACAGCTATTAGATCTAAATCTATGCAAACTTTGACACAGCCACCAACGTAAGTTCAACAATCAAGAGCATTCTCTCATCGTCTGATGCCTGATAAGAAATGTGTACATACCTGGTCTCAATGCTAATCATACCACTAACAACTGACAGATAAAGTTTTACCAGTACCTGCTAAGTGAGCTGTTCCTTTGAGGAAGACGAGGGATGTTGTGATCATCCCCTCCAGCTGGGGAgggtgggagaggaggagggccCGGTCGGCCCGGTGGGAGAGGCGGCGCACCCCCACCAGTGGAGGAACGAGAAGAGGgggaagagacagaggaaggcGGTTTGGAGttgacagagggaggaggagggggaacaTCGCGGGGCATAGATGGCCGATGACCTCCCAGAGgagctggtggtggtggaggccGGTCGTCAGGAAGTGGGGGCCTCCCTCCAGGAGCTGGCGGTAAAGGAGGTCGGCTGCTGTttgggggtggaggaggaggcccGGAGAAGCCCGCTCGTGGGCCAGGGGAAGAGCCTCCTGGCGGTGGGGGGAGAGGCCCGTGCCTCCCTGGTGGAACACTAGGAGGTGGAGGTCCAGAAGAAGCATGGCTGGGTCTGGGTCCTCCGGGGAGTGACGGCGGCGGTGGGCCCCCACGAGACAGGAAGCTCTGGTTTGGTCGAGGTGTGTTGGGTACGGGAGGAGGGGGGCCTCCTGGAGTGTCTTGTCTTGAGAGATTCGAGCGGCCCTTGGGAATATCAGGGACGTTGCTACGGAAACCAGCAGGGGCTCCCGGGAGTTTAGGTGGGCCAGAGGGGCTTCCACCTCCACCGAAGGGGCTGGGGCCACTAGAGCGGCCTCCTGGGGGGAGCATAGGTGCTCGACTGGGTCCTGAGtctggaggagagaaaaggcaATTGTAAAGTTAACTATGTTACAGGTGCTTTGACACTACTAGACACGATGctttttgtattgttgttgttaatattattttattttttttaccagagGAGTCTCTGTTTGTTGCAGACCTCAGTTTTGGCATCCCTCCTGCGAACAGGCCACCTAAACCACCAGGAGCGCCACCACCAAAACCTCCTCcgccacctccacctcctccacctccacctcctcctcctccaccgccaccaccacctcctcctactcctccacctcctttGGGTTCTGAGAGGACAAGCAAAAATTATTAACATAATTGTTTGATGCACATTTGTATACAGATAAGTTACTATAAGATACTAAGTTAGCAAGACTACCTTTGTCACCTAGCTATAAACCAAATTTCCCCTTTAGGAACAATAAAGATGGGCATTATGAGTGGTACTGAAGTGGTCTTGGCTTACTGTCCAATAAGGGTCCACTGCGGTCATTGGTAACAGCCTTCTTTAGTTTGGCGCCTTTACAAATGTCAGACAACAGAGCGTTCCTTCCCTTCGGACTCGGCCTCTCTGTGTTGGCCtgaatcacaaacacacatatacatacatggATATATAGTCACTGAGACAGAGTAAagctgaagaaaacacacacatgaaggggaaaaaaacaatggaCTTTATTGATCTTCAAGACAGtgaaattaagattttttttcagttttaatattttgcccctgtgttaattgttcagtTATCTCTTATGCCAAATATAGGTCAAAAAATCctttttgagtatttttctgGCCTCTTCCTATAAACTGtatgtttgatgactcatcttgaATTCAGGTGTGTATACAAAACTGTATCCATTCAGTATGGATTTTTGCGACAAGCTAACCACACCCATCACATAAAACTGCACTTGACCGCTTGTGTATAGTCGTAGCTAGCAGAGCAATATCACAAGGGGAGGTACGTGTCTTCATTTCCAAAAGAAAGTGGTTGAGTTTTGATTTACAACAACAGTCCAACTGCTCTGTATTGCACTGTAGCCGCTAAACCATGCTCAGCTTTAAAAGGCCAATCAAATCTGAAGGATTTGATTAAAATCCCTCTTATAATTCTACATCATCCAAATATTCAATTTCCCTTCCAAATACATCAGAAGCTAAAGATGTTCTGACTTCCGttttactgtgactttaaacGTGTTACATCAATTTAAACCATAAAAAAGGGGGATGCAGATTAGAGTGTGTAGGTAAAACTGTGAATGAACGATAACAGGCAGTGACTGGAGGATCACACAGACCAAACAGTAGGAGAAAGGTGTTTGGTAGCAACGGTCAGTATGTTATGACATGATTTGTCCACAAGATAGCTCTGCTGAGCAGGGTCAAAAGGACAGAAGTTACTGGACTGAGAGAtagacaagacagacagacagatagagagaaagagagacagacagaatgacTTACAACAgcaagggagggaggagggggaggccctgggggtggtgggggaggCGGGGCAGGCATCTTCCTCTCTCCACTTCACTCTGTCTGCACTGGGCGCTGTACCCTGATAGAGAGAcgatacacacacataagaaaATTGGGCAATAAGAAAAATCAAGCACCCCAGTACTGACAGATATTTCAGCTTCTGCAGCGCTTCCCAAATTAGAAATCGAGGTCCTCAAGGCAGCTCTAATGTGTcccaaaaaaagttttatgacCATTTAAAGCAAGCAGAAACTACCACAGCTGAATGCTTACGCAAAAGCAAGAGAGCCTTAAGTTGCATTTCCTCTAGTGGCAACTATTTGCTGGCATCTGACTGTATTGAAATGACTGGGAAAACCCTGAACCTTTCTGTAGAAATAAAAAGTCTACATATTTTGTCCACGTAAGGCGCTGGTTACAGTGGTTACTTTCACTTCCTTAAATGAGTTCTAGTGACAAGTTTGAGAAGCTAATTTTTACGGCTTGCAGGATACAGATTGACATTTTAAGGGGTTATCTGCTTGACTGGCACAGATCTCAGCCCATCACATTCAGCTGTGGTGGTTGCTGCTTGCTCGCCGCACCTAAGCTCCGCCCAGGCTTTATCTCGCGCCACAAATAAGGAATTTCCAGCTTTAGTAATGGCCAAGATGTTGGCGTGTGGTACACCCAATTTTAGGGTTCAAAACATCCCCTCAGagtaatattaaatatatgatgtcacagatgttgTGCCTGAAAAGATACTTCTGGAGGGTGCAAAATTACAAAACTGAAAGTTGCAAAATCTCACAAATATGTCTCAGAGTGTGAAATTGTGTGAATTTTGCAAGATGTGTTCCTTAAATAGTGGTTTCCTGGAGGAACTAGAAATAAAGATATGGTAGGCATAGCTTGTGCAAAATACATAATGCTCAGATTAAAATATGAgagcaacaacaataatttaTATCAGCTGATAGTGAGCTTGCACGCAATGACAGACTTacaataaatgattaatcaagcaGGAACTTGAGTGTGAAGTTCCGCAAAACAAGacttcaaaacacacaaaaacacaaagactgatAACCAGCTGCTGTTAGCAACTACCCCTTTCTAATACAACGTCACATAATCCATGCGTGTAATATACAGAGCAACACAAAGCTAAGTTTCCAttttgttaaagctgcactaagcAAAATAtgcatgtaaaaatacaaaaatgtccTCCTCCCTGATTAAGATGGCGTTGGTATAACCACTGGCAGGAAGCAACACATTTTatcacatcacattttattaattaaccGACACAGGCCTGTAATATTTTAGACGAGCTTTTAGAGTAACTGTACACAAAACTGCTGCTCCACTGTTAACGTTTCAGCATGTTACACTTTTGGTCACATCCCAATAAGTGAAGTACAAGCAGGTCTGCAACTGACAGCTGATGGAAAAACTCCTGCACTGACATCACTGCTTCAGCTGGGGCCAGAAGAGCAACATGGATGAAAGCTTCATCCCACAGAGAgtagtgcagcagcagctgtctgaTCTGATTGATTCTGCATGGAGTTCCACTTTAAACCATTGATTTAGGTAGTTTTGTTACCATATAAGATTTTACAATGGGGGCTGCTTCAAAGTACATCTTTGGAATTGGAAGAGATACTTCTGTAGATCAGgaccaaaagagaaaaatataacacattatctgcatttaaaagataatataaacatacaaatatttacatgACATAAATACCAAAAACACAACCTGTATTAGACTGACCCAAAAACTCTGTGcaaaaagttttaggcactttagatgtttagattcttatccattatgcaataccatcaggatGGCGTCCAATAGGTCCcagatttattctgcagcatgacaacgacccCAAACATGCAGCCAAGCAGTCATACAGAACTACAGTATATTCAGCAATGAGAAGAACAAGGa from Thunnus maccoyii chromosome 14, fThuMac1.1, whole genome shotgun sequence includes these protein-coding regions:
- the wipf1b gene encoding WAS/WASL-interacting protein family member 1; the encoded protein is MPAPPPPPPPGPPPPPSLAVANTERPSPKGRNALLSDICKGAKLKKAVTNDRSGPLLDKPKGGGGVGGGGGGGGGGGGGGGGGGGGGGGFGGGAPGGLGGLFAGGMPKLRSATNRDSSDSGPSRAPMLPPGGRSSGPSPFGGGGSPSGPPKLPGAPAGFRSNVPDIPKGRSNLSRQDTPGGPPPPVPNTPRPNQSFLSRGGPPPPSLPGGPRPSHASSGPPPPSVPPGRHGPLPPPPGGSSPGPRAGFSGPPPPPPNSSRPPLPPAPGGRPPLPDDRPPPPPAPLGGHRPSMPRDVPPPPPSVNSKPPSSVSSPSSRSSTGGGAPPLPPGRPGPPPLPPSPAGGDDHNIPRLPQRNSSLSSPSGPPHGRTGPLPPPPNERPPSLGRNQSSARTGPLPPPPPSGRGVGGGSVRSSPAPSPLGRPGPEPPRGGPGGRPPLPPDRPGTGGAPPPPPPMGNGFQNSHHNQIQDEWECRFSFHPVSDFPPPEPYVPCQKTYPSKIAKTDGKGSGKKERGAPPLPPISR